In one window of Candidatus Sulfuricurvum sp. RIFRC-1 DNA:
- the glyQ gene encoding glycine--tRNA ligase subunit alpha produces MITFGDMLLKLQQFWNDQGCAIVQPYDVAAGAGTFHPATFLRSLDSKPWSVAYVAPSRRPTDGRYGENPNRLGSYYQFQVLIKPSPENIQELYLKSLEYLGLNLKDHDIRFIEDNWESPTLGAWGLGWEVWLNGMEVTQFTYFQQVGGVTCDPVAVEITYGTERLAMYLQGVDTVFDIVWSENKFGKTLYRDIHKEGEIEFSKYNFEIADTAMLFHDFESKAAECKRCLDAELPLPAYDLCMMASHTFNTLDARKAISVTERANYILKIRELARGCAELYKLQEEERNLRVRS; encoded by the coding sequence ATGATTACGTTCGGCGATATGCTTTTAAAACTTCAACAATTTTGGAATGACCAAGGGTGCGCAATTGTCCAGCCTTATGATGTTGCAGCGGGTGCTGGAACGTTTCATCCGGCCACATTTTTACGTTCACTCGATTCAAAACCGTGGTCAGTCGCCTATGTCGCCCCTAGCCGCCGCCCGACGGATGGTCGCTATGGTGAAAATCCAAACCGCTTAGGCAGCTACTACCAATTTCAAGTTCTTATCAAACCAAGCCCTGAAAACATCCAAGAACTTTATCTCAAAAGTTTAGAGTATTTGGGACTCAATCTCAAGGATCATGATATCCGTTTCATCGAAGATAACTGGGAATCACCGACGCTCGGAGCATGGGGACTGGGCTGGGAAGTATGGTTAAACGGAATGGAAGTGACCCAGTTCACCTATTTTCAGCAAGTAGGAGGAGTCACGTGTGATCCGGTTGCTGTCGAGATTACCTACGGAACGGAACGTCTTGCGATGTATCTGCAAGGGGTCGATACGGTGTTTGACATCGTATGGAGCGAAAATAAATTCGGCAAAACCCTCTACCGCGATATCCATAAAGAGGGTGAAATCGAATTTAGTAAATACAACTTCGAAATTGCCGACACGGCCATGTTGTTTCATGATTTTGAATCCAAAGCAGCCGAGTGTAAACGATGCCTCGATGCCGAGCTGCCGTTGCCGGCGTATGATCTGTGCATGATGGCATCGCACACCTTCAATACTCTCGACGCGCGCAAAGCGATCTCCGTCACCGAGCGGGCAAACTACATCCTTAAAATCCGTGAACTGGCACGCGGATGTGCCGAGTTATATAAGCTACAAGAGGAAGAACGGAATCTCCGAGTCCGTTCTTAA
- a CDS encoding AAA family ATPase, whose translation MQTLIGQIDRIIYQNNGFFIAALKNGDKISAHYYESDVDHLKDAAITLKGLWEEHSQYGRTFKAHSLVVNQNELFFFLNRVVKGFTKKLTAELIERYGNEGLIDILDNDIDRLNEIKGMNEKRLAKLSNGWKQFRSMRLLGEFLAPFGVTPALLRLISGALREVKDPIEAIKNNPYGLMRISGIGFKKADEIALNMGVKRDDDRRIGAAMEYTLSEYCDQEGNSCIDRHALFDRLNLLLALDVQDRYDEALEDRLREGSITLLPSLKLSPTRIYEAETLLIEQFKRRGKNTREPLTDDLKIFCETHSLTLGEQQYKALELINRGTGLIFLVGYAGTGKSTTAKALLDLLSTRHEPSLIMTCALSGIASQRIRERSGYQSATIQSLLVRFEAHDTMPYKVILIDEASMINSFLFARLIAKIERDATVIIVGDDAQLPPIGAGSPLSDAIALNLAPTVMLTQIFRQREEQAIALIANDIRRGIIPQYRESYEDFTFLNVDIPNRYALKNSLSAHEFDDVLKTHAHNILAAIADVTLQYLPQSREKLQAKQIREYLSAFQVISPMRGNTLGVDNLNLLLQEYFNPNPKKKVKTFKGEFRLMDKVVHTKNENLPSTTPEEFKEGIEATERRIFNGMCGLIFRLDDEDEIAYVYYPNEEVIVQYKYEQISDYLSLSYALSVHKVQGMEYNTVVMVMSFSHHIMLNTKLLYTALTRAKEQCIVIGESGAFESACRRLEHTKRSTVMQELELARG comes from the coding sequence ATGCAAACCCTCATCGGTCAAATCGATCGGATTATCTACCAAAATAACGGTTTCTTTATCGCCGCACTCAAAAACGGCGATAAAATCAGTGCCCACTATTATGAAAGTGACGTCGATCACCTCAAAGACGCTGCTATTACCCTCAAAGGGTTATGGGAAGAACATTCTCAATACGGACGAACCTTTAAAGCCCATTCTCTCGTTGTCAATCAAAATGAACTCTTCTTTTTTCTCAATCGTGTTGTCAAAGGTTTTACCAAAAAACTCACCGCAGAGCTGATCGAACGCTACGGGAATGAAGGTTTGATCGATATTCTCGATAATGATATTGATCGGCTTAATGAGATCAAAGGGATGAATGAAAAACGTCTTGCCAAACTCTCAAACGGATGGAAGCAGTTTCGCTCTATGCGTCTTTTGGGAGAATTTTTGGCCCCATTCGGTGTTACTCCGGCCTTGCTTCGACTCATTTCCGGAGCTTTGAGGGAGGTGAAAGATCCGATCGAAGCGATTAAAAACAACCCTTACGGCCTGATGCGTATTAGCGGAATCGGATTTAAAAAAGCCGATGAAATTGCCCTGAACATGGGGGTCAAACGTGATGATGACCGCCGAATCGGTGCAGCGATGGAATATACCCTCAGCGAATACTGCGACCAAGAGGGGAACAGCTGTATCGATCGGCACGCTTTGTTTGATCGGCTCAATCTGCTCTTGGCACTCGACGTACAGGATCGATATGACGAAGCGCTTGAAGATCGCCTACGAGAGGGGAGCATTACCCTTCTGCCGAGCCTAAAGCTCTCTCCAACCCGAATTTATGAAGCCGAAACACTCTTGATAGAGCAATTTAAACGCCGAGGCAAAAATACTCGCGAACCTCTCACGGATGATTTGAAAATATTTTGTGAAACCCATTCACTCACACTCGGAGAACAACAATACAAGGCATTGGAACTCATTAATCGTGGAACGGGACTCATTTTCCTCGTCGGTTACGCAGGAACAGGGAAAAGTACGACTGCCAAAGCGCTCCTCGATCTTCTATCAACACGGCATGAACCGAGTCTGATTATGACCTGCGCACTAAGCGGTATCGCTTCCCAGCGGATACGCGAACGAAGCGGCTATCAAAGTGCCACGATCCAAAGCCTCCTCGTTCGATTTGAAGCACACGACACCATGCCCTATAAAGTGATCCTGATCGATGAAGCCTCGATGATAAACTCGTTCCTTTTTGCCAGATTAATAGCCAAAATTGAACGTGATGCGACCGTTATCATCGTGGGCGATGATGCCCAGCTTCCCCCGATCGGTGCGGGAAGTCCACTCAGTGATGCGATTGCTCTGAATCTTGCCCCGACCGTTATGCTCACCCAAATTTTTCGCCAAAGAGAGGAGCAGGCGATCGCGCTGATTGCCAATGATATTCGCAGAGGAATCATTCCGCAATATCGGGAAAGTTATGAAGATTTCACGTTCTTAAACGTTGATATCCCCAACCGCTATGCCCTCAAAAATTCTCTTAGTGCCCATGAGTTTGATGATGTACTCAAAACACACGCCCATAATATCCTCGCCGCTATTGCCGATGTAACCCTTCAATATCTCCCGCAGTCGCGTGAAAAACTCCAAGCCAAACAAATCCGCGAATATCTCAGCGCCTTTCAGGTGATCTCTCCGATGCGGGGAAATACGCTGGGGGTGGATAATCTCAATCTCCTCCTCCAAGAGTATTTCAATCCCAATCCCAAAAAAAAGGTCAAAACCTTTAAAGGGGAATTTCGGCTCATGGACAAAGTGGTCCATACCAAAAATGAAAACCTCCCATCAACCACCCCCGAAGAGTTCAAAGAGGGGATAGAGGCAACCGAACGCCGTATCTTTAACGGCATGTGCGGACTCATCTTTCGACTCGATGATGAGGATGAGATTGCGTATGTCTATTATCCCAATGAAGAGGTGATCGTACAATACAAATATGAGCAGATAAGCGATTACCTGAGTCTATCCTATGCCCTGAGCGTCCATAAGGTACAAGGGATGGAATACAATACCGTCGTAATGGTTATGAGTTTTTCACATCATATCATGCTTAATACCAAACTTCTCTACACTGCGCTCACACGGGCAAAAGAACAATGTATCGTGATTGGAGAATCGGGAGCCTTTGAATCGGCATGCCGACGGCTGGAACACACCAAACGCTCTACAGTCATGCAAGAGTTGGAATTGGCCAGAGGATAA